A segment of the Gammaproteobacteria bacterium genome:
CTCTTGATTGGGACACGCTGACTATAAAAGCTCGATGAAATCATCGACACCGAGATTGGCCTGACGCACGATCGCCCGGAGCGTACCACGATCAAGTTCCTTGTGGTCGGGCACGACGAGCTGTGCAAAGGGATGATCGCGGCGCAGGATGATGTGACTGCCGTGCTGGCATTTTCTGTAGAAGCCGATCTTGGCAAGCGCTGCGGTACACTACGGCCG
Coding sequences within it:
- a CDS encoding type II toxin-antitoxin system HicA family toxin, translating into MGFYRKCQHGSHIILRRDHPFAQLVVPDHKELDRGTLRAIVRQANLGVDDFIELL